From the genome of Thermogutta terrifontis, one region includes:
- a CDS encoding glycosyltransferase family 4 protein yields MMSDNKTPVRVLHYFAFPGGGIGRYVHELLTRLRDQPEVEVELACIPSYHYLKQANYPTWPGLREITHPVPLRRRLRFAINLFVNPIRAIRRARLTGAQILHLSTIPHVTFALWSRKLKKAGLRLVVTAHDVRRSQGLICYPYEIEQLKRLYRACDALFVHSEYQKQDLINFAGVSPEKVHIVPHGPYYHGLPAGDKLTLRKRYGVPLDKQVALFFGDIRPDKNLDLFLQAMVPYKDRLFLVVAGQAKRSTSISQLRSLAEQLGLHDGVHVKWMTYYIPYEEVPNLFTLADWLALPYSRSFTSQSGVLNVAIAHNCPMLASALPTFREIFKKYQVGVLVPPDDVEHLREGIREIIQAIEGDRQWECERVAHEFSWERNVLTTKQCYLALASSAKPF; encoded by the coding sequence GCCTGCGGGACCAGCCAGAAGTCGAAGTTGAGCTTGCGTGTATTCCCAGTTATCACTATCTGAAGCAGGCAAACTATCCGACTTGGCCGGGCCTCCGCGAAATAACGCATCCTGTACCACTCCGGCGGCGATTGCGGTTCGCAATCAACCTGTTCGTGAACCCGATTCGGGCAATAAGGCGGGCGCGACTGACAGGAGCCCAAATTCTGCACCTATCGACGATTCCTCATGTAACCTTTGCGCTGTGGTCTCGAAAGTTAAAAAAAGCCGGGCTTCGGCTCGTGGTCACCGCGCATGACGTGCGCCGTTCCCAGGGCTTAATCTGCTATCCCTACGAGATCGAACAACTCAAACGTCTTTATCGAGCGTGCGATGCCCTTTTTGTCCATAGCGAGTATCAGAAACAAGACTTGATTAACTTTGCAGGCGTTTCCCCAGAAAAAGTGCATATTGTGCCTCATGGTCCATATTACCATGGACTACCCGCAGGCGACAAGCTAACGCTCCGCAAGCGTTACGGAGTACCTTTGGACAAACAAGTGGCCCTCTTTTTTGGTGATATTCGCCCGGATAAAAACCTTGATCTTTTTCTGCAGGCCATGGTGCCTTATAAAGATCGGCTATTCCTCGTCGTAGCGGGACAGGCTAAACGCAGTACGTCGATCTCCCAACTTCGGTCACTGGCCGAGCAATTGGGGCTTCACGATGGCGTTCATGTCAAATGGATGACGTACTATATCCCGTACGAGGAAGTTCCAAATCTATTTACCTTGGCAGATTGGCTCGCCCTTCCTTACAGCCGTTCCTTTACTTCGCAAAGCGGGGTGTTAAACGTCGCCATCGCGCACAACTGCCCCATGCTCGCATCGGCGTTGCCCACTTTCAGGGAGATCTTTAAGAAATATCAGGTGGGAGTTCTCGTGCCACCGGATGATGTCGAACACCTGCGTGAGGGGATACGGGAAATTATCCAGGCAATTGAAGGCGATAGGCAGTGGGAGTGTGAACGCGTTGCCCATGAATTCTCGTGGGAGCGGAACGTGCTCACTACTAAACAATGTTACCTGGCTCTTGCAAGCAGTGCAAAGCCGTTTTGA